The Euwallacea similis isolate ESF13 chromosome 7, ESF131.1, whole genome shotgun sequence genome has a window encoding:
- the LOC136410083 gene encoding alanine--glyoxylate aminotransferase-like, which translates to MEIAPPPELKKLLAIPHKLLMGPGPSNSSPRILQALCQPVLGHMDPEVFQIMDEIKKGLQYMFQTRNKLTLCVSASGHAGMETVLCNLVEPGDKVLVLVNGIWGKRAADIAQRYRATVQTVHNKDLGKNFSLIEIENAVSKFKPKVLFVVQGESSTGVYQPLEGIGEITKRYKCLLAVDTVASLGAVPLQMDAWKIDAIYTGSQKIIGVPPGLTPLSFSERAQKAIFERKSKIQVYFWDIKLLGQQWKCFEEDLPRIYHHTTCANLLYALREGLAVIIEEGLENVIQRHEQCAQQLYKGVVEMGLELFVEDEEKRLPSVTTIKVPPNVIWTDVVGFAMKNYHLEISGGLGPTAGKVWRIGIMGFNATTKNISFTLSVLKEALEHCNKKISKL; encoded by the exons atggaaattgctCCGCCACCCGAACTAAAAAAACTGCTGGCAATACCTCATAAATTACTAATGGGGCCCGGTCCTTCAAATTCATCCCCCAGGATATTACAAGCCCTCTGTCAGCCTGTATTGGGGCACATGGACCCAGAGGTATTTCAA ATTATggacgaaataaaaaaaggattacAGTATATGTTTCAAACAAGAAACAAGCTCACTTTATGTGTAAGTGCATCTGGTCATGCTGGCATGGAGACCGTTTTATGTAACCTTGTGGAACCCGGAGATAAGGTGCTGGTCCTTGTTAATGGGATATGGGGGAAACGAGCTGCGGATATTGCTCAAAGATACC GTGCAACAGTACAGACGGTGCACAATAAGGATTTGGGGAAGAACTTCTCTTTGATAGAGATAGAAAACGCTGTTAGTAAGTTTAAACCCAAAGTTCTTTTCGTGGTGCAAGGTGAGAGCTCCACTGGAGTTTACCAACCCCTAGAAGGTATTGGAGAAATCACCAAAAG GTATAAGTGCCTATTGGCAGTGGACACTGTTGCATCATTAGGAGCGGTGCCACTGCAAATGGATGCGTGGAAAATAGACGCTATATACACAGGAAGTCAAAAAATCATAGGCGTGCCTCCTGGATTGACTCCTCTATCATTCAGTGAAAGAGCACA GAAAGCTATATTCGAACGAAAATCGAAGATTCAGGTGTATTTCTGGGATATAAAGCTCTTAGGGCAACAATGGAAATGTTTCGAAGAAGACTTACCTAGGAT CTACCATCATACCACTTGTGCGAATCTTCTCTATGCCTTACGGGAAGGTCTTGCAGTCATAATTGAAGAAGGGTTAGAAAATGTGATCCAAAGACATGAGCAATGTGCCCAACAACTTTATAAGGGTGTGGTGGAGATGGGGTTGGAACTTTTTGTCGAAGACGAAGAGAAAAGGTTGCCTTCAGTGACAACAATCAAAGTTCCCCCGAATGTGATTTGGACCGATGTTGTTGGCTTCGCTATGAAGAA ttatcaTTTGGAAATCAGTGGCGGTTTGGGTCCAACTGCAGGGAAAGTTTGGAGAATTGGTATAATGGGCTTCAACGCCACAACTAAGAATATTTCCTTCACTTTAAGCGTGCTGAAAGAGGCGTTGGAGCATTgcaataagaaaatttcaaaactttga